CGCTCGAGCAGGAGGATGTCGTCGTGGAGATTCTCCGTCCGGGCCCCGTGGGGGACCGAGTCCGGATCACGATCGGCCGGGAGAACGCCCGGGAAGAGATGAGGGACTGCAGCGTGATCACCGCAGCCTACTTTCGTGAAGAACGGCCCGCCGGTGTGATCGGGATCATCGGGCCCACTCGTATGCGCTACAGCAAGGTCGTCAGCCTGGTGTCGTTCCTGGCCGATAGCCTCGGCGAAGCGCTGGGACAATCGTAGCGTCTGCGCCCGATGCCCCGCCGCGACCTCTACGAGACCCTGGGCATTTCGCGCTCGGCGACCCCTGAGGAGATCAAGCGCGCGTTTCGACAGCTGGCTCGGGAGCACCACCCCGATGTGAACCAAGACCCGCGGGCGGATGAACGTTTCAAGGACATCAACGAAGCGTATCAGGTGCTGTCGGACCCGGAGCGGCGCGCGTTGTACGACCGGACGGGCCGCACCGGATCCACGATGCGCGATGCGGGCGGGTTCGGCCCCTTCGGGGCCGGCCCGTTCGAAGATATCTTCGACATGTTCTTCGGGCGCGAGCGCGCCACGGGCGGCGAGCCGGGTCCCGAGCGGGGAAGCGACCTCCGCATCACCCTCGAAGTCACCCTGGAAGAGGCGGCGCACGGCGCCGACAAACTCATCCACGTGACGCGCGAGGAAACCTGCCCGGTCTGCTTCGGCACCGGCGCGGAAAAGGGAAGCGCCCCCGAGACGTGCCCCACCTGTCACGGCGCCGGGCAAGTGCGGTACAGCCGCCGCACCGCGTTTGGCTCATTCGCACAGATCACGACCTGTCCGCAGTGTGGAGGGCGAACGAAGGTGGTCCGCCACCCCTGCGGGGAGTGCCGCGGAGCCGGACGCGCCAACGCCAACCGGGAGATCTCCGTGAAGGTGCCCGCCGGCGTGGAAGACGGGACGCGTCTCAGGCTTTCGGGCGAAGGCGAGGCGGGAATGCGGGGGGGAGAGCGGGGCGACCTGTACGTGGACGTGGCGATCGCGACGCACCTCGTGTTCGCGCGACGCGGTCACGACCTGCACTGCGAAGTTCAGATCACGATGGTGCAGGCCGCCTTGGGAGATCAAGTCGAGGTGCCGACCCTTGACGGGTCCGCGTCCCTGATCGTCACGCCGGGATTCCAGCCCGGGAGCACGATGACGCTCCGGGGCAAGGGCATGCCGAGCCTCCGAGACGGCCGTGGTGATCTCATCGTGCACGTTCAGGTCGTCATCCCCAAGGAGCTGACGAAAGAGCAGGAACGGCTGTTGCTGCAGTTCGGAAAGCTTCGCGGGGAGCAGGTTCACCCGCCAAAGAAGACGCTGCTCGGGAAGTTTCGCCCAAGCGTTTCTTGAGCGTCCGCCGGGACGCCGCCGCCCGACCCAAGTCTGCCGGCCAACGGGCCGGCCGCACGTGGGCAGAAGTTCGGGTGGTCACCTCACCGTCCGCCGTCGAGGCGGTCGGCGCCATGCTGTGGAGCCTCGGGGTCGCCGGCGTGGCGGAGGATCGACTCTCCGGTAACGCCGTCCGCCTCCGTGGCTATCTGCTTCCGTCCCGTGCGGGGTCGCGCCTGGTCCGATCGCTGCGGGCCCGCGTCCGCGATTTAGCGAACTGCGGTCTCGATCCGGGGCCGGCATCTGTGACCAGCCGGGTCGTGGCGGCCCGGGGGTGGGCGCGCGCTTGGAGGGCCACCGCGCGGCCTCTGCGGCTGGGCCACTTGGTTGTGGCGCCGACCCGCATCCGCGTGCCTGCGCGTCCCGGCCAGATCGTCATCCGGATCGACCCCGGCATGGCGTTCGGGAGCGGGGCGCACGCGAGCACGCGCCTCTGCCTCCGCGCGCTCCTTCGCTATCTCCGATCGACCCAAGGCCGCCCGACCGTGGTCGATGTCGGGACCGGATCGGGGATCCTCGCGATCGCGGCGGCCCGCTTGGGCGCCGGACAGGTGTGGGCCCGCGATGTCGATCCGATCGCGGTCTCGGTCGCGCGCGCGAACGTCCGGGCAAACCGCGTCGCGCACATCGTCCGCGTGACCCAAGGGGCGGGAGTGGGATCGGTCCCGGCCCGATGTGATCTGGTCGTCGCCAATATCATCGCGGACGCCGTCATCGAGCTGCTTCAGGAAGTTCGGGGGAGGATCGCGCCGCACGGGGTGTTCGTTGGGTCCGGGATCGTGGAGGATCGCCTGGGCGCGGTCCTCGAGGCCGCCGCCGCGGCCGGTC
This is a stretch of genomic DNA from bacterium. It encodes these proteins:
- the dnaJ gene encoding molecular chaperone DnaJ; protein product: MPRRDLYETLGISRSATPEEIKRAFRQLAREHHPDVNQDPRADERFKDINEAYQVLSDPERRALYDRTGRTGSTMRDAGGFGPFGAGPFEDIFDMFFGRERATGGEPGPERGSDLRITLEVTLEEAAHGADKLIHVTREETCPVCFGTGAEKGSAPETCPTCHGAGQVRYSRRTAFGSFAQITTCPQCGGRTKVVRHPCGECRGAGRANANREISVKVPAGVEDGTRLRLSGEGEAGMRGGERGDLYVDVAIATHLVFARRGHDLHCEVQITMVQAALGDQVEVPTLDGSASLIVTPGFQPGSTMTLRGKGMPSLRDGRGDLIVHVQVVIPKELTKEQERLLLQFGKLRGEQVHPPKKTLLGKFRPSVS
- a CDS encoding 50S ribosomal protein L11 methyltransferase, coding for MSVRRDAAARPKSAGQRAGRTWAEVRVVTSPSAVEAVGAMLWSLGVAGVAEDRLSGNAVRLRGYLLPSRAGSRLVRSLRARVRDLANCGLDPGPASVTSRVVAARGWARAWRATARPLRLGHLVVAPTRIRVPARPGQIVIRIDPGMAFGSGAHASTRLCLRALLRYLRSTQGRPTVVDVGTGSGILAIAAARLGAGQVWARDVDPIAVSVARANVRANRVAHIVRVTQGAGVGSVPARCDLVVANIIADAVIELLQEVRGRIAPHGVFVGSGIVEDRLGAVLEAAAAAGLERTDLLASGEWRAVVLSAPGTFSRPLRLTVRTEVKRDR